The Salinivibrio kushneri genomic interval TGTTCGGTCACTGCAAGCTATAGCCATTTACCTGAGCTCCTCGCGCGGTTTCGTCAGCAATACCCAAACATCGAGCTACAACTGCTGACCGGTGATCCCGCCCAAGCAGAAGAGAAGGTGCAAGACAATAGCGCCGACATTGCCATTGCCGCTAAACCGAAACGCTTGTCATCCAGCTTGGTGTTTCAACCGATTGATACCGTGAGTTTATCGGTTATCGCACCGGCAATGGCCAGTAGTGGCATTGATTTGCAAGCCATTGATTGGCAGCACACACCTTTAATCTTGCCCGAAGCAGGAACAGCGCGCGAACTCGCTGATCAGTGGTTGGTCAGTAAAGGGATCGAGCCAAACGTCTATGCGCAAATAGCAGGCCACGAGGCGATTGTTAGTATGGTGGCATTGGGCTGTGGTATTGGTGTCGCGCCAGATGTAGTGATTGATAACAGCCCAGTAAAAGACAAGGTTGAGCGATTACGCCAAGAAATTGTGCAACCCCTCGAACTGGGCCTTTGTTGTAAAGCCTCCCGCGCTAAAGAGCCTTTACTCAACGCCCTACTCGACGTCATGCGATAAACACAAAAGCCCCAACACAATGATGCTGGGGCTTAAACGCAAAAAACCCCAGCTTTTCAGCTAGGGTTTTTAAGTAGTGGCGGAGTGGACGGGACTCGAACCCGCGACCCCCGGCGTGACAGGCCGGTATTCTAACCAACTGAACTACCACTCCGCACCAATTCTGTCTCATCAAAGTCTTACATATCATTGCTTTGATGATTAAATTGCGTGCTATGCGCAGGGAGTTTTGAAGCGAGACGCACAGTGTATGCCAATACATGAGCATCGCAGCTATCAAAAATCACAAGCAATAGGCGCAATTTATAATCAAAGCCTGGCGATGTCCTACTCTCACATGGGGAGACCCCACACTACCATCGGCGCTGCTTCGTTTCACTACTGAGTTCGGCATGGAGTCAGGTGGGTCCAAAGCGCTATGGTCGCCAAGCAAAATTTGGTGTGTCTTCACTTTTCAGTAAAAACACGAATCTAGAAAGCTGTTCGTTCTCGCCACAATCAACTGGCTTTATTTTAAGTCCAACCCAAAACCGCTTGGGTGTTGTATGGTTAAGCCTCACGGGCCATTAGTACAGGTTAGCTCAACGCCTCACAGCGCTTACACACCCTGCCTATCAACGTTCTCGTCTAGAACAACCCTTTAGAGAGCTCGAGGCTCTAGGGATGACTCATCTCGGGGCCAGCTTCGCGCTTAGATGCTTTCAGCGCTTATCTGTGCCGAACTTAGCTACCGGGCAATGCGTCTGGCGACACAACCCGAACACCAGCGGTTCGTCCACTCCGGTCCTCTCGTACTAGGAGCAGCTCCCCTCAATCATCCAACGCCCACGGCAGATAGGGACCGAACTGTCTCACGACGTTCTAAACCCAGCTCGCGTACCACTTTAAATGGCGAACAGCCATACCCTTGGGACCGACTTCAGCCCCAGGATGTGATGAGCCGACATCGAGGTGCCAAACACCGCCGTCGATATGAACTCTTGGGCGGTATCAGCCTGTTATCCCCGGAGTACCTTTTATCCGTTGAGCGATGGCCCTTCCATTCAGAACCACCGGATCACTATGACCTACTTTCGTACCTGCTCGAGCCGTCACTCTCGCAGTTAAGCGGGCTTATGCCATTGCACTAACCTCACGATGTCCGACCGTGATTAGCCCACCTTCGTGCTCCTCCGTTACACTTTGGGAGGAGACCGCCCCAGTCAAACTACCCACCAGGCACTGTCCTCACCCCGGATAACGGGGCTAAGTTAGAACATCAAACATACAAGGGTGGTATTTCAAGGATGGCTCCACAGCAACTGGCGTCGCCGCTTCAAAGCCTCCCACCTATCCTACACATGTAGGCTCAATGTTCAGTGCCAAGCTGTAGTAAAGGTTCACGGGGTCTTTCCGTCTAGCCGCGGGTACACAGCATCTTCACTGCGATTTCAATTTCACTGAGTCTCGGGTGGAGACAGCGTGGCCATCATTACGCCATTCGTGCAGGTCGGAACTTACCCGACAAGGAATTTCGCTACCTTAGGACCGTTATAGTTACGGCCGCCGTTTACCGGGGCTTCAATCAATGGCTTCTCTTGCGATAACCACATCAATTAACCTTCCGGCACCGGGCAGGCGTCACACCGTATACGTCATCTTTCGATTTTGCACAGTGCTGTGTTTTTAATAAACAGTTGCAGCCACCTGGTATCTGCGACTGCCCATAGCTCCATCCGCAAGGGACTTCACCGCGGGCAGCGTACCTTCTCCCGAAGTTACGGTACCATTTTGCCTAGTTCCTTCACCCGAGTTCTCTCAAGCGCCTTGGTATTCTCTACCCGACCACCTGTGTCGGTTTGGAGTACGGTTGCTACTTACCTGAAGCTTAGAGGCTTTTCCCGGAAGCATGGCATCAATGACTTCACCACCTTGGTGGCTCGACATCGTGTCTCGGCCTTGATTTCCCGGATTTGCCTAAGAAATCAGCCTACGCACTTGAACCTGGACAACCATCGCCAGGCCCACCTAGCCTTCTCCGTCCCCCCATCGCAGTAAGTAGCAGTACGGGAATATTAACCCGTTTCCCATCGACTACGCCTTTCGGCCTCGCCTTAGGGGCCGACTTACCCTGCCCCGATTAACGTTGGACAGGAACCCTTGGTCTTCCGGCGAGGAGGTTTTTCACCCCCTTTATCGTTACTCATGTCAGCATTCGCACTTGTGATACCTCCAGCATGCCTCTCAGCACACCTTCAACAGCTTACACAACGCTCCCCTACCCAATATCCATAAGGACATTGCCGCAGCTTCGGTGTATCGCTTAGCCCCGTTACATCTTCCGCGCAGGCCGACTCGACCAGTGAGCTATTACGCTTTCTTTAAATGATGGCTGCTTCTAAGCCAACATCCTGGCTGTCTGAGCCTTCCCACATCGTTTCCCACTTAGCGATAACTTGGGGACCTTAGCTGGCGGTCTGGGTTGTTTCCCTCTCCACGACGGACGTTAGCACCCGCCGTGTGTCTCCCGGATAGCACTTACTGGTATTCGGAGTTTGCAAAGGGTTGGTAAGTCGGGATGACCCCCTAGCCTTAACAGTGCTCTACCCCCAGTAGTGTTCGTCCGAGGCGCTACCTAAATAGCTTTCGGGGAGAACCAGCTATCTCCGAGTTTGATTGGCCTTTCACCCCTAGCCACAGGTCATCTCCTAACTTTTCAACGTTAGTGAGTTCGGTCCTCCAGTTGATGTTACTCAACCTTCAACCTGCCCATGGCTAGATCACTCGGTTTCGGGTCTAATGCAAGCAACTGTCGCCCAGTTAAGACTCGGTTTCCCTACGGCTCCCCTATGCGGTTAACCTAGCTACTTACATTAAGTCGCTGACCCATTATACAAAAGGTACGCGGTCACCCCATAAAAGAGGCTCCCACTGCTTGTACGTAGACGGTTTCAGGTTCTATTTCACTCCCCTCACAGGGGTTCTTTTCGCCTTTCCCTCACGGTACTGGTTCACTATCGGTCAGTCAGGAGTATTTAGCCTTGGAGGATGGTCCCCCCCTATTCAGACAAGATATCACGTGTCCCGTCTTACTCGTTTTCACGCCTAAGGCGCCGTCGGTTACGGGGCTATCACCCTTTATTGCCAGGTTTTCCAACCTGTTCACCTAACGCCTAAGCCGCTTAAGGGCTGCTCCGGGGTCGCTCGCCGCTACTGCCGGAATCTCAATTGATTTCTTTTCCTTCGGGTACTTAGATGTTTCAGTTCCCCGAGTTCGCCTCTTAGCGCTATGGATTCACGCTAAGATACCTGCTTATGCAGGTGGGTTTCCCCATTCGGACATCGATGGCTCAAATGCTTCTTACCAGCTCACCATCGCTTTTCGCAGGTTAGTACGTCCTTCATCGCCTCTGACTGCCAAGGCATCCACCGTCTACGCTTAATCACTTAACCATACAACCCCAAGAGGTTTTATTTACGTCGAGACTGTCTTAAAAAGAAATCTACGTCGCAAAACCACTGAGTGTTGAATCATCAACCAATTAAGGTTTTGTTTTTGCCGGACTCAAAATAGAGACTTTGCTTATGACTAAGACAAAGCCCAAGCACACTTGATTGTGTGAGTGACATTACATGTCACTGATTGAGAACTTTACTGTCATTCTTAAAGAATGACTTGTCAGCTTTCCAGATTGTTAAAGAGCATGTCGTTTATTGCTAAATAAACCACGTTCTAAAGATTCTTAAGCAAAAACCTTTAAAGCGTGGTGGGCGATACCGGGCTCGAACCAGTGACCCCCTCCTTGTAAGGGAGGTGCTCTCCCAACTGAGCTAATCGCCCACGATAGTGTGGTGGGTTGTACAGGATTCGAACCTGTGACCAATTGATTAAAAGTCAACTGCTCTACCAACTGAGCTAACAACCCAATGGCGTCCCATAGGGGAGTCGAACCCCTGTTACCGCCGTGAAAGGGCGGTGTCCTAGGCCTCTAGACGAATGGGACACGCTGATATGTTTGGGAACATATCCTCTTTAATACTTCAACCTATACAATCTGTGTGAGCACTCGCAACAATAGCGTCAGTAAGGAGGTGATCCAGCCCCAGGTTCCCCTAGGGCTACCTTGTTACGACTTCACCCCAGTCATGAACCACACCGTGGTAAACGCCCTCCCGAAGGTTAAGCTATCTACTTCTGGTGCAGCCCACTCCCATGGTGTGACGGGCGGTGTGTACAAGGCCCGGGAACGTATTCACCGTGGCATTCTGATCCACGATTACTAGCGATTCCGACTTCATGGAGTCGAGTTGCAGACTCCAATCCGGACTACGACAGACTTTAAGGGATTCGCTCCACTTCGCAGCTTCGCTGCCCTCTGTATCTGCCATTGTAGCACGTGTGTAGCCCTACTCGTAAGGGCCATGATGACTTGACGTCGTCCCCACCTTCCTCCGGTTTATCACCGGCAGTCTCCCTGGAGTTCCCACCATTATGTGCTGGCAAACAAGGATAAGGGTTGCGCTCGTTGCGGGACTTAACCCAACATTTCACAACACGAGCTGACGACAGCCATGCAGCACCTGTCTCAGCGCTCCCGAAGGCACGCCTCTATCTCTAAAGGATTCGCTGGATGTCAAGAGTAGGTAAGGTTCTTCGCGTTGCATCGAATTAAACCACATGCTCCACCGCTTGTGCGGGCCCCCGTCAATTCATTTGAGTTTTAACCTTGCGGCCGTACTCCCCAGGCGGTCTACTTAATGCGTTAGCGCCGAAAGCCAAAGTCTAAACCTCAACCTCCAAGTAGACAGCGTTTACGGCGTGGACTACCAGGGTATCTAATCCTGTTTGCTACCCACGCTTTCGCATCTGAGCGTCAGTCTTTGTCCAGGGGGCCGCCTTCGCCACTGGTATTCCTTCAGATCTCTACGCATTTCACCGCTACACCTGAAATTCTACCCCCCTCTACAAGACTCTAGCCTGCCAGTTTCAAATGCGGTTCCGAGGTTGAGCCCCGGGCTTTCACATCTGACTTAACAAACCGCCTGCATGCGCTTTACGCCCAGTAATTCCGATTAACGCTCGCACCCTCCGTATTACCGCGGCTGCTGGCACGGAGTTAGCCGGTGCTTCTTCTGCAGCTAACGTCAAGCCATGCACTTATTAAGTACACCACCTTCCTCACTGCTGAAAGTGCTTTACAACCCGAAGGCCTTCTTCACACACGCGGCATGGCTGCATCAGGGTCTCCCCCATTGTGCAATATTCCCCACTGCTGCCTCCCGTAGGAGTCTGGGCCGTGTCTCAGTCCCAGTGTGGCTGATCATCCTCTCAAACCAGCTAAGGATCGTCGCCTTGGTAAGCCATTACCTTACCAACTAGCTAATCCTAACTGGGCCCATCCCAACGCGATAGCTTACATGTAGAGGCCACCTTTGGTCCGAAGACATTATGCGGTATTAGCCGTCGTTTCCAACGGTTATCCCCCTCGTCAGGGCAGGTTCCCAGCCGTTACTCACCCGTCCGCCGCTCGACGTCCAGCAAATCCACCGAAGCTTCAATGCTGCCGTTTCCGCTCGACTTGCATGTGTTAGGCCTGCCGCCAGCGTTCAATCTGAGCCATGATCAAACTCTTCAATTTAAGTTTGGTGTTTCCGTAGAAACTGCTCAATGAATACTGATTATCTCCGAAGAGACAAACGAATTGACTGTGCCGAACAACTATAAAAGTTGTCGTTTGGTCACTCAGTTCATTGAATAAATCTTTTTGTCTATTCTTAACGAGTGCCCACACAGATTGCATAGGTCAAATTGTTAAAGAGCGTTGACTGTGCGAAGCGGCGCTTCGCTCGGTCAGGGCTGCGTATCTTACGCGCCTTACCGTTAAAGTCAAGAAGAAATTTTATCTTTTATTTTCAACCCAACCGGGTGAAACAAAACCTCTTTTTGACCTCCCTAACGCTTAGCGTTAAGTGGACGGCTATCTTAATCTTTTAAAAACTCACGTCAAGCGTTTATTTTTATTTGATTTTTTCCTCGATATGCTCGCTGAACGCTTGCCCTGCGTGCCGTGTCGATGGAGGCGCATTATAGAGAAGCTGATCAGGTTGGCAAGTCCTTTTTAGGTGTTTTTTAGAAAAAAACTGTCACTCGCTGTTTTTTTTCTCGCTAGGGTGTAAAAATGGTATCAAACTCGCCGCTATTTAGCACTGTTAAGAGAGAAAAGAGGGATTTGTGATGGTAAAACAGCTGCGCGCCTATAAAGGCATGAAGCCTCAGCTTGGCGAACGCGTCTATATTGATGAATCCAGTGTCTTAGCTGGCGATATCACGCTAGGCGATGATGTGAGTATTTGGCCGTTGGTTGCGGCACGTGGTGACGTGAACCATATCCAGATTGGCGCACGGACCAATGTACAAGATGGCTCAGTCCTTCATGTCACCCATAAAAATGCCGAAAACCCACAAGGTTACCCGCTGATCATTGGCGAAGAAGTGACAATCGGCCACAAGGTCATGTTACACGGCTGCCGGATTGGCAACCGAGTCCTCGTGGGAATGGGGACGATTATTCTCGATGACGCTGTGATTGAAGATGAAGTGCTGATTGGCGCTGGCAGTTTAGTCCCGCCCGGAAAACGCTTAGAGAGCGGCTACCTGTATGTTGGCTCACCGGTCAAACAGGTTCGCCCCCTTACCGACAAAGAGCGTGCTTATTTTGCACGCTCAGCGCAAAACTATGTCGACACCAAAGACATCTACCGCTGCGAGCGCTAGATCACCAAGCTGCCATCGGGTTCAAACGCTTCTGATTCGATGGCCGCTTCCATTTGCTCTTCAATATCAAACCAAACCTGTTCGACAATCACCTGCGCATTATCCGAGTCTACCGCACAGCCGGCGAGCGCAGATAAGGTGGTAAAGCGGACAGCGCATGGTAACAATGCACCATTAAGTTGGCCGTAAAAACAAACACGGGCCTTTGCCGTATCGACCTGCGCTTCGTCCGCAGCCAGAATAAGGGATTGGTTCATTGATTGAGTGCCTCTCTTAACTGCTCACGCACACGTTCGGTTTGTGGCCGACAGCCACGCCATAGGGCAAAGCTTTCCGCCGCTTGTTCCACTAGCATACCCAAACCGTCTAAACACCGCCCTGCTCCTTGGCGCTGCGCCCATTGATTGCTGGTTGTGCAGCCAGCTTGATACACCATGTCATAGACAGTGGTCGCTGGGCCAATTGCGCCGTGAGGAACAGGAGGATGGCTTTGATGTAAGCTCGCCGAGGTCGCGTTAATGATCACATCAACGGGCGCCGCCATGGGTTTATCCACGGCATGACGGGTGATCGGTCCGGCCTCACCAAATGCAGCGGCTAGTTGCTGGGCTTTTTGCTCGGTGCGATTCACCATCATCAGCGATGCTGGCGCTTGCTCCAGTAAAGGAAGTAACACACCCCGTGCTGCACCGCCCGCTCCCACAACCATAATACGCTTATCGCGCAGTGCCACATGGTGATAGTGTAAGTCAGTCACCAAGCCGGCCCCATCCGTATTATCACCCAGTAGGGAACCATCGCTTTGCTTAACCAGTGTATTCACGGCACCGGCGCGGCGGGCACGCTCTGTCAGTGTATCGGCCCAATCATACGCTTGCTGTTTAAAAGGCACGGTCACATTGGCGCCACACCCTCCTTGCGCAAAAAACGCCTGCATGGTGGTCACAAAGCCTTCAAGCGGCGCCTCAATGGCTTGATAGTCGATGTCTTGTTGAGTTTGTGTCGCAAATGCGGCGTGGATCTGCGGCGACTTACTGTGGCCAATCGGATGGCCGACCACGCAATAACGATCGGTCATCTGTTACCACTCCCTCGGTTTAAGATAGTCGCGATAGAGTCTCGCTTCCGGCGCGTCTTCATCGGGTGACCAATTATATTCCCAGCGCGCCATCGGCGGCATCGACATCAGGATAGACTCGGTGCGCCCGCCACTTTGTAAGCCAAATAGCGTGCCTCTGTCATACACCAAGTTAAATTCGACATAGCGTCCGCGGCGGTAAAGCTGGAAATCGCGTTCACGCTCACCATAGGGCGTTGCCTTGCGGCGCTGTACAATCGGCAGGTAAGCATCGATAAAACCTTTTCCAACCGCTTGGGTATAGGCAAAGCACTGCTCGAATGGCCATTGGTTCAAATCATCAAAGAAAAGCCCGCCGACGCCACGGGTTTCATCACGATGGGGCAGATAAAAATAGCGATCGCACCATGCTTTGTGATCAGCGTACACGCTATCACCAAAGGGCGCGCACAAAGCTTTGGCGGTCTCATGCCAGTGCTGGCAGTCTTCTTCGAACGGATAGAAAGGCGTAAGGTCAAAGCCGCCGCCAAACCACCACACAGGATCAGCGCCTTCTTTTTCGGCAATGAAAAACCGCACATTCGCGTGTGAGGTCGGCACGTAAGGGTTGTGAGGATGGATCACTAACGACACCCCCATGGCCTCAAAACAGCGACCGGCAAGCTCTGGGCGGTGCGCGGTCGCCGAGGCAGGCATTTGATCGCCAAATACGTGCGAGAAGTTCACTCCCGCTTGCTCAAATACGTGGCCCTGACGCAGGACGCGACTGCGGCCACCACCTCCTTTCTCACGCTCCCACGCATCTTCAATAAAATGCGCTTGACCATCTTCTTGCGCAAGCTGTTGGCAAATATCATCTTGAAGCTGGAGGAAAAAAGCCTTCACGGCTTGCTTATCAATTGTCGACTGACCGTGTGCCACGCTCACATCCTTTGTTACTGAGACTATATGCGTACTTTACCTGA includes:
- a CDS encoding gamma carbonic anhydrase family protein; this encodes MVKQLRAYKGMKPQLGERVYIDESSVLAGDITLGDDVSIWPLVAARGDVNHIQIGARTNVQDGSVLHVTHKNAENPQGYPLIIGEEVTIGHKVMLHGCRIGNRVLVGMGTIILDDAVIEDEVLIGAGSLVPPGKRLESGYLYVGSPVKQVRPLTDKERAYFARSAQNYVDTKDIYRCER
- the ilvY gene encoding HTH-type transcriptional activator IlvY: MNAKQLTGFLHLCDTKSYTRAAQAMHVSPSALSRIIQRLEEDIGQPLFIRTNKAVDLTPAGKTLLPVARDILQLWHTTKASINEHASLLGGKLTLFCSVTASYSHLPELLARFRQQYPNIELQLLTGDPAQAEEKVQDNSADIAIAAKPKRLSSSLVFQPIDTVSLSVIAPAMASSGIDLQAIDWQHTPLILPEAGTARELADQWLVSKGIEPNVYAQIAGHEAIVSMVALGCGIGVAPDVVIDNSPVKDKVERLRQEIVQPLELGLCCKASRAKEPLLNALLDVMR
- the aroE gene encoding shikimate dehydrogenase, which encodes MTDRYCVVGHPIGHSKSPQIHAAFATQTQQDIDYQAIEAPLEGFVTTMQAFFAQGGCGANVTVPFKQQAYDWADTLTERARRAGAVNTLVKQSDGSLLGDNTDGAGLVTDLHYHHVALRDKRIMVVGAGGAARGVLLPLLEQAPASLMMVNRTEQKAQQLAAAFGEAGPITRHAVDKPMAAPVDVIINATSASLHQSHPPVPHGAIGPATTVYDMVYQAGCTTSNQWAQRQGAGRCLDGLGMLVEQAAESFALWRGCRPQTERVREQLREALNQ
- the hemF gene encoding oxygen-dependent coproporphyrinogen oxidase — encoded protein: MAHGQSTIDKQAVKAFFLQLQDDICQQLAQEDGQAHFIEDAWEREKGGGGRSRVLRQGHVFEQAGVNFSHVFGDQMPASATAHRPELAGRCFEAMGVSLVIHPHNPYVPTSHANVRFFIAEKEGADPVWWFGGGFDLTPFYPFEEDCQHWHETAKALCAPFGDSVYADHKAWCDRYFYLPHRDETRGVGGLFFDDLNQWPFEQCFAYTQAVGKGFIDAYLPIVQRRKATPYGERERDFQLYRRGRYVEFNLVYDRGTLFGLQSGGRTESILMSMPPMARWEYNWSPDEDAPEARLYRDYLKPREW
- a CDS encoding DUF1488 family protein, translating into MNQSLILAADEAQVDTAKARVCFYGQLNGALLPCAVRFTTLSALAGCAVDSDNAQVIVEQVWFDIEEQMEAAIESEAFEPDGSLVI